The Opitutus sp. ER46 genome contains a region encoding:
- a CDS encoding NPCBM/NEW2 domain-containing protein, producing MNLRLLPLRLIPVLLLAAPLLGAPETVPLAPLLNPRDSDYEHARPTVDKNTAGRALRVAGREFAFGLGTQTDNRTAIELKGAVRFQAFAGVDDATESTAPVALEVQADGRVLWRQEMKRGDAAVPLDLEVRGRHTLVLVCHDLGNAYTQAHVAWGETRFIVEGEKPASTVAPSLGEPAVILTPMPPATPRINGARVFGARPGHPFLFQIPATGERPMRFSADGLPAGLTLDAATGRITGHVAAGGTYRVTLRATNARGTDAQPLRIEIGETIALTPAMGWNSWNCWGVSVSQEKVLASARALVATGLVNHGWTYVNIDDAWQGHRRSPTHALQPNEKFPDLGQLCAEIHALGLKAGIYSTPWITSYASHPGGSADNPAGDWVKPPTPKQPNRKIKPWHLGEFSFAEADARQWAEWGFDYLKYDWNPNEPPETKVMADALRASGRDIVYSLSNNAPIAHAATLATLANSWRTTGDIRDIWGNLRNIWFQQEKWREFARPGHWNDPDMLVVGPVDIGSGKSIRPSRLTPNEQYTHVTLWCLLSAPLLIGCPVEKIDAFTLSLLSNDEVLAIDQDELGRPAKQQIVDGRQQVYVKELADGSYAIGFFNLAQVPQTISVPWERLGFTQPPARARDLWRQQDVPVTGATVSVEVGRHGTQLWRVWGRKGNEGVRE from the coding sequence GTGAACCTCCGCCTCCTTCCGCTCCGCCTGATTCCCGTCCTCCTGCTGGCGGCGCCGCTCCTGGGCGCGCCCGAGACCGTGCCGCTCGCGCCGCTGCTCAACCCGCGTGACTCCGACTACGAGCACGCGCGTCCGACGGTGGACAAGAACACCGCAGGCCGCGCGCTGCGCGTGGCGGGGCGGGAGTTTGCCTTCGGCCTCGGCACGCAGACCGACAACCGCACCGCCATCGAGCTCAAGGGCGCGGTGCGTTTCCAGGCGTTCGCGGGCGTGGACGACGCGACCGAGTCGACGGCGCCGGTCGCGCTGGAAGTGCAAGCCGACGGACGCGTGCTTTGGCGGCAGGAGATGAAACGCGGCGACGCCGCGGTGCCGCTCGACCTTGAGGTGCGCGGGCGCCACACGCTCGTCCTCGTCTGTCACGATCTTGGCAACGCCTACACGCAGGCACACGTCGCATGGGGTGAGACGCGGTTCATCGTCGAGGGCGAAAAGCCGGCGTCGACCGTCGCGCCCTCGCTCGGCGAACCCGCGGTCATCTTGACGCCGATGCCGCCCGCCACGCCGCGGATCAACGGCGCGCGGGTGTTCGGCGCGCGGCCGGGGCATCCTTTCCTGTTTCAAATCCCGGCGACCGGCGAACGCCCCATGCGGTTCAGCGCCGACGGACTGCCCGCGGGGCTGACGCTCGACGCGGCCACCGGGCGCATCACCGGCCATGTCGCCGCGGGCGGCACGTATCGGGTCACGTTGCGCGCCACGAATGCGCGGGGCACGGATGCGCAGCCGCTGCGGATCGAGATCGGCGAGACGATCGCGCTCACTCCTGCCATGGGTTGGAACAGTTGGAACTGCTGGGGCGTGTCCGTGAGCCAGGAGAAGGTCCTCGCCTCGGCGCGCGCGCTCGTGGCCACCGGGCTCGTCAACCACGGCTGGACCTACGTGAACATCGACGACGCGTGGCAGGGGCATCGGCGCAGCCCCACGCACGCGTTGCAGCCCAACGAGAAGTTTCCCGATCTCGGGCAGTTGTGCGCGGAGATCCACGCGCTGGGGCTGAAGGCGGGGATCTACTCGACGCCGTGGATCACGAGCTACGCCAGTCACCCGGGCGGCAGCGCGGACAATCCCGCCGGCGACTGGGTGAAGCCGCCGACGCCCAAGCAGCCCAACCGCAAGATCAAGCCCTGGCACCTGGGCGAGTTCTCCTTTGCCGAGGCCGACGCACGCCAATGGGCCGAGTGGGGTTTCGATTACCTGAAGTACGACTGGAATCCCAACGAGCCGCCCGAGACGAAGGTCATGGCCGACGCCCTGCGCGCCTCGGGCCGCGACATCGTTTACAGCCTCTCCAACAACGCGCCGATCGCGCACGCGGCCACACTCGCAACCCTCGCCAACTCCTGGCGCACCACCGGCGACATCCGCGACATCTGGGGCAACCTGCGGAACATCTGGTTTCAGCAGGAGAAATGGCGCGAGTTTGCCCGGCCCGGTCACTGGAACGACCCGGACATGCTGGTCGTCGGCCCGGTTGACATCGGCAGCGGCAAGAGCATCCGCCCCTCGCGCCTCACGCCGAACGAGCAGTACACGCACGTCACCCTGTGGTGCCTCTTGTCCGCGCCGCTGCTCATCGGCTGCCCGGTGGAGAAGATCGACGCCTTCACGCTCAGCCTGCTCTCGAACGACGAGGTCCTGGCGATTGATCAGGACGAACTCGGGCGGCCGGCGAAGCAGCAGATCGTCGATGGACGCCAGCAGGTGTACGTGAAGGAACTGGCGGACGGCTCGTATGCGATCGGGTTCTTCAACCTCGCCCAGGTCCCGCAGACGATCTCGGTGCCGTGGGAGCGGCTCGGTTTCACGCAGCCCCCCGCCCGGGCCCGCGACCTCTGGCGCCAGCAGGACGTGCCCGTGACCGGTGCCACCGTGAGCGTCGAAGTCGGCCGCCACGGCACCCAGCTCTGGCGGGTGTGGGGCAGAAAAGGGAATGAAGGAGTAAGGGAGTGA
- the lexA gene encoding transcriptional repressor LexA produces the protein MPPEPLTDRQRDVLDFINAHHRQNGMAPSLREIQAHFGFASPFAVQRHVDALTEKGALRRLDGKARGLLPTSLPRRGALAEIPLFGTIPAGLPTATEQEPDSYISVDTVSLGVRPNAKLFALKVRGDSMVNASILDGDVVFLTPREPRPRDIVAALIDGESTLKRFLLQRGRAFLRAENPRYPDLLPATELVIQGVMVGLLRTQVN, from the coding sequence ATGCCGCCCGAACCGCTTACCGACCGCCAACGCGACGTGCTCGATTTCATCAACGCGCACCATCGACAGAACGGCATGGCCCCGTCCCTGCGCGAGATCCAGGCGCACTTCGGCTTCGCCAGCCCGTTCGCCGTCCAGCGCCACGTCGATGCCCTCACCGAAAAGGGCGCGCTGCGCCGGCTCGACGGCAAGGCCCGCGGCCTCCTCCCGACCTCCCTCCCGCGCCGCGGGGCGCTCGCCGAGATTCCGCTTTTCGGCACCATCCCCGCCGGCCTGCCCACGGCGACCGAACAGGAGCCCGACAGCTACATCTCCGTCGACACCGTGTCCCTCGGGGTGCGGCCCAACGCCAAGCTCTTCGCCCTCAAAGTCCGCGGCGACTCCATGGTCAACGCCAGCATCCTCGATGGCGACGTCGTCTTCCTCACCCCGCGCGAGCCGCGTCCGCGCGACATCGTGGCCGCCCTCATCGACGGCGAATCCACCCTCAAACGTTTTCTCCTCCAACGCGGCCGCGCCTTCCTGCGCGCCGAAAACCCGCGCTACCCCGACCTCCTGCCCGCCACCGAGTTGGTGATCCAGGGCGTCATGGTCGGCCTGCTGCGCACCCAGGTTAACTAG
- a CDS encoding AAA family ATPase → MARRISFLNYKGGVGKTSLIVNTAAALVKLGQRVLLCDFDTQSNASIWLMKLDRWNKINAQGVGAVYSIFDPGTARVKDLVLKDVVQGKAGELLLPGLDLVPTTFNLVDLENEYNGDPSRPPFLVFYDQLREIEANYDFILFDCPPNILRASQCGVFASNELYVPANPDALSLIGFTLLVEKLQKFHQLSASFRQAAMGPAAQVYGIVFNAIKTGVDIEVPKMRMQLRLNQFRSAKRVAARAKIFDAQIRDAMVVRRAVALGLPVSLVSADAEGNASGDNVVNDYRKFATELIQHAPTP, encoded by the coding sequence ATGGCGCGTAGAATCAGTTTCCTCAATTACAAGGGCGGTGTTGGCAAAACGTCGCTGATCGTAAACACCGCCGCGGCCCTCGTGAAACTGGGCCAGCGGGTGCTGTTGTGCGACTTCGACACGCAGTCCAACGCGAGCATCTGGCTGATGAAGCTCGACCGCTGGAACAAGATCAACGCCCAGGGCGTGGGCGCGGTGTATTCGATCTTCGATCCCGGCACGGCGCGCGTGAAGGACCTCGTGCTCAAGGACGTCGTGCAGGGCAAGGCCGGCGAGCTGCTGCTGCCGGGCTTGGACCTCGTCCCGACGACGTTCAACCTCGTGGACTTGGAGAACGAGTACAACGGCGACCCCAGCCGCCCGCCGTTCCTCGTGTTCTACGACCAGCTCCGGGAGATCGAGGCGAACTACGACTTCATCCTCTTCGACTGCCCGCCGAACATCCTGCGCGCTTCGCAGTGCGGCGTGTTCGCGAGCAACGAACTCTACGTGCCGGCCAATCCCGACGCGCTCAGCCTGATCGGGTTCACGCTGCTGGTGGAAAAGCTGCAGAAGTTCCACCAGCTCTCGGCCAGCTTCCGCCAGGCGGCCATGGGGCCGGCGGCGCAGGTGTACGGGATCGTGTTCAACGCGATCAAGACCGGCGTCGACATCGAGGTGCCGAAGATGCGAATGCAGCTTCGGTTAAACCAGTTTCGTTCGGCCAAGCGCGTCGCGGCGCGGGCAAAGATCTTCGACGCCCAGATCCGCGATGCGATGGTCGTGCGCCGGGCAGTGGCACTCGGGCTACCGGTTTCGCTCGTGAGCGCCGACGCCGAAGGCAACGCGAGCGGCGACAACGTCGTGAATGACTACCGCAAGTTTGCGACCGAGCTGATCCAGCACGCCCCGACACCCTAG
- a CDS encoding GreA/GreB family elongation factor, with translation MNKTALRQAILDRLQADLAQQRAAAETSRDEAISEESRPENKYDMHSQEAAYLAQGQARLVREISDNIAQYASLPVPAFAPDAAIALGAVVGLANGRATQWYFVGPRAGGIELSVDGRDVLVITPQSPLGRDLVGKRVGDEVRLPGRPAPLRISTVL, from the coding sequence GTGAACAAGACCGCCCTCCGCCAAGCCATCTTGGACCGTCTGCAGGCCGATCTGGCGCAACAACGCGCCGCCGCGGAAACGTCGCGCGACGAGGCGATCAGCGAGGAGAGCCGGCCCGAGAACAAGTACGACATGCACAGCCAGGAGGCGGCGTACCTCGCCCAGGGGCAGGCGCGACTCGTGCGTGAAATCAGTGACAACATCGCGCAGTACGCGAGCCTGCCCGTGCCGGCCTTCGCGCCCGACGCAGCCATCGCGCTCGGCGCCGTCGTCGGCCTCGCCAACGGCCGCGCCACGCAGTGGTACTTCGTCGGCCCCCGCGCCGGCGGGATCGAGCTCTCCGTCGACGGTCGCGACGTCCTCGTGATCACGCCACAGTCGCCGCTCGGCCGCGACCTGGTGGGCAAGCGAGTCGGCGACGAGGTGCGCCTGCCCGGCCGGCCCGCGCCGCTGCGGATCAGCACCGTGCTCTGA
- a CDS encoding DNA polymerase Y family protein — protein sequence MYAVLHLAEFALQAVLRTEPGTAGQPAALFSDQTRKSLVLVANAPARAAGVISGMTAPQAVARSPHLIIRTPSPTAEADARAALLAVGFTLSPLVEDTAPGICTVDLKGSVPAQYGPASRAAVAQLAEFGLTTTVGIAPTPLLALYAARAAGHRAAAAATAAPRASAGPEQLTLLSLRPEDEADAPAPAAPGERAARIEDAAGTYDAAAPVLHVTDATTFLGPLPLAAADPPPEMASILHSWGLRTVGDLAALSRDDIGRRLGPAGLALWDRARGGAARPLHPVALPETFGAAREFEEEVETLEPLLFILRRFLERITLELRTHGFVAAELALTLTLADDSRHERSFRLPEPTADLEILFRTLHTHLESLHTDSAVIGLRLDATPARPLVRQQGLFDTGLRDPHGFAETLARIVAIVGSDRVGTPVMEDTHRPDAVKLEPPSPIVPPLAAPPVHPPAGLPLRRFRPPLRAQLELTDGRPTYLWTERFNGAVTQLRGPWLNSGGWWQNDRSWRRVEYDVALATGGLYRMVLTEQQWLVEGEYD from the coding sequence ATGTACGCGGTGCTCCATCTCGCCGAGTTCGCATTGCAGGCGGTGCTCCGCACCGAGCCCGGCACCGCGGGCCAACCCGCGGCGCTGTTCAGCGACCAGACGCGAAAATCTCTCGTGCTCGTGGCCAACGCCCCCGCCCGGGCCGCCGGCGTCATCTCCGGCATGACCGCCCCGCAGGCCGTTGCCCGCAGTCCCCACCTCATCATCCGCACCCCGAGCCCCACCGCCGAGGCCGACGCCCGCGCCGCCCTCCTGGCCGTTGGCTTTACGCTTTCGCCCCTCGTCGAAGACACCGCTCCGGGCATCTGCACCGTCGATCTCAAGGGCTCGGTCCCCGCGCAATACGGCCCGGCCAGCCGTGCCGCGGTGGCCCAGCTCGCGGAGTTTGGCCTCACCACGACCGTCGGCATCGCGCCCACCCCGCTCCTCGCGCTCTATGCCGCGCGCGCGGCCGGCCATCGCGCGGCCGCCGCCGCAACCGCGGCGCCGCGTGCCAGCGCCGGGCCCGAGCAACTCACGCTGCTTTCGCTCCGGCCGGAGGACGAAGCCGACGCGCCAGCGCCCGCGGCACCGGGCGAGCGCGCCGCCCGGATCGAGGATGCGGCGGGGACGTATGACGCCGCCGCGCCCGTGCTGCACGTCACCGATGCGACAACGTTCCTCGGTCCCCTTCCCCTCGCCGCGGCGGATCCGCCGCCGGAAATGGCGTCGATCCTCCACAGCTGGGGGTTGCGCACGGTCGGCGATCTCGCGGCGCTGTCCCGGGATGACATTGGCCGCCGGCTGGGCCCAGCGGGACTGGCATTGTGGGATCGGGCCCGCGGCGGCGCGGCGCGCCCGCTCCACCCCGTGGCGTTGCCGGAAACATTCGGCGCCGCGCGGGAGTTCGAGGAGGAAGTCGAGACACTCGAGCCGCTGCTGTTCATCCTGCGGCGCTTCCTCGAGCGGATCACGCTGGAGCTCCGCACCCACGGCTTCGTGGCCGCCGAGCTCGCGCTCACGCTCACCCTCGCCGACGACTCGCGCCACGAACGCTCCTTCCGCCTGCCGGAGCCGACCGCGGACCTCGAGATCCTGTTTCGCACGCTGCACACGCACCTCGAGTCCCTGCACACCGACTCGGCCGTGATCGGACTCCGGCTCGACGCCACGCCCGCACGCCCGCTGGTGCGCCAGCAGGGGTTGTTCGACACCGGGCTGCGTGACCCGCACGGCTTCGCCGAAACGCTCGCGCGCATCGTGGCGATCGTCGGCTCCGACCGCGTGGGGACGCCGGTGATGGAGGACACCCACCGTCCCGACGCCGTGAAACTGGAGCCGCCGTCGCCGATCGTGCCGCCGTTGGCGGCGCCGCCAGTGCACCCGCCCGCCGGCCTGCCGCTGCGCCGTTTTCGTCCGCCGCTCCGCGCGCAATTGGAACTGACCGACGGCCGCCCCACGTACCTGTGGACGGAGCGCTTCAACGGCGCCGTGACGCAGCTCCGCGGCCCGTGGCTGAACAGCGGCGGCTGGTGGCAAAACGACCGCTCCTGGCGCCGGGTCGAGTACGACGTCGCCCTCGCCACCGGCGGCCTCTACCGGATGGTCCTCACCGAGCAGCAGTGGCTAGTGGAGGGTGAGTACGATTGA
- a CDS encoding PQQ-binding-like beta-propeller repeat protein, whose amino-acid sequence MKATLSCFLVLALAAFGYGATTTPGTSPRFTAKELKQGFRDDVILARPKATHLAVADSEEAAEGVRVRTKLNRLGELRVIEVTAGEDPTVTIARLQATGRYEFVEPDYLRSLQATTPNDPRYTDGSLWGMNNNGDSNGVAGADIDAPLAWDIRHDAPDIIVAVVDTGVNLTHQDIAGNLWTNPSPTISDLHGANFVGGAGRAVSGDPTDDDGHGTHVAGTIGAVGNNAFGVTGVAWKVKLMAVKVFPAGAKGSISEIAAGVNYAISHGAHIINASYGGDASTTYSATELASITAARNAGIIFVAAAGNAGADMDVARFYPASFALDNIVTVGASNRRDEVSTFSNYGAAVDLYAPGEEILSLNYANNSGTATKSGTSMATPHVAGALALLKAQFPSDTYRQSINRLLRGAERGTRFASRSQTGARLNLYNALTTTSNLPFNDAFASRPSFTNTNLVIRSNNAGATAEANEPAHAGFAASATLWWEWKAPASGTVSVSTSGSAYDTVLALYTGTSVDALTAVASNDNDSSGTTSRITFSATAGTTYQIAVGGKSGATGLTLLSIGTIPANDAFASPVTLSGASTHVTATNANCSREVNEPRIVSNAGGTSLWYRWTAPQSRRYQIGAVSAEFDPILGVYTGSTLASLAAVATNDNLSSFGTAAVCTFTATAGTTYLIAVDSKSATTVGTFTLNITDSEWQAGAGDAITGSPAVADDGSVYFGSTDKSVYAYNADGSLKWTYATGGLIDTCSPAIGADGSVYIGSNDGKFYAFTATGSLKWSNTYSGPASSSPAIGADGTIYTRVADGFLYALDPATGNERWRYNVNATASGFYGNPVVGADGTIYQGSDDNDRYLYALKPTGSLKWRFATSSGVYGAPAIDAAGNVYFTTLYGRVYGVNASGTELWHVDSPGNISSSVALSPDGGTLYYADYNATLYARDTATGTVRWTYALEGEVRASSPAVDADGRIYIGAYDNKLYVLNPNGTLQRTYSTCGTVRSAPALANGRLYVGSNDQRFYVIDVGASPAAGPWPQYRHNARRTGRALVEAIAITAQPTAPTAVLGQPFSLSVTAVSQAALTYQWYKNGNAIAGATGSTYSVAAATSGDTGIYQVTIANGQTTVTSTSISISVEAPRPGRLTNLSILTKTGRGSQTLIAGFTISGTGSKPLLIRGIGPSVRPYPFLVTDAIGDPVLDVLTFPAGVAVAHNQVWGGGSALSAAFEKMGAFGLAADSLDSAALVDLSANSPGTFTMQVTSASGTNGSALAEIYDLESATVGTAAWLYNLSARAQVGGSAGVLTAGFAISGNMPKKLLIRGAGPQLVVNGSLSAAEALANPKLDIFRLGDSTPSYSNDDWDGSVALQEAFAKTYAFPLKTGSKDAALIVTLAPGTYTVQISGVNNTAGIALVEVYEVGE is encoded by the coding sequence TTGAAAGCCACGCTGTCCTGCTTCCTCGTGCTCGCCCTCGCCGCGTTCGGCTACGGCGCCACGACCACCCCCGGAACCTCGCCACGCTTCACCGCCAAGGAACTCAAGCAAGGGTTCCGCGACGACGTCATCCTGGCGCGTCCCAAGGCCACCCACCTGGCGGTCGCCGACAGCGAGGAGGCCGCCGAAGGCGTGCGCGTACGCACCAAACTCAACCGACTCGGCGAGTTGCGCGTGATCGAGGTCACGGCCGGCGAGGACCCGACGGTCACCATTGCGCGGCTCCAGGCCACCGGCCGCTATGAGTTCGTCGAGCCCGATTACCTGCGCTCGCTCCAGGCGACGACGCCCAACGACCCGCGCTACACCGACGGCTCGCTCTGGGGTATGAACAACAATGGCGATTCGAACGGCGTCGCCGGCGCCGACATCGACGCCCCACTCGCCTGGGACATCCGGCACGACGCCCCCGACATCATCGTCGCCGTGGTCGACACCGGGGTGAACCTCACGCACCAGGACATTGCCGGGAATCTCTGGACCAACCCGTCGCCCACGATCAGCGACCTGCACGGCGCCAACTTCGTCGGCGGGGCCGGCCGCGCCGTCAGCGGCGACCCGACCGACGACGACGGCCATGGCACCCACGTGGCCGGTACCATCGGCGCCGTCGGCAACAACGCGTTCGGCGTCACCGGCGTCGCGTGGAAGGTGAAGCTCATGGCCGTGAAGGTCTTCCCCGCCGGCGCCAAGGGCTCGATCTCCGAGATCGCCGCCGGCGTGAACTACGCGATCAGCCACGGCGCGCACATCATCAACGCCAGCTACGGCGGCGACGCCAGCACCACGTACTCCGCCACCGAGCTCGCCTCGATCACCGCCGCGCGCAACGCCGGCATCATCTTCGTCGCGGCGGCGGGCAACGCCGGCGCCGACATGGATGTCGCCCGCTTCTATCCCGCCAGTTTCGCGCTCGACAACATCGTGACCGTCGGCGCCTCCAACCGGCGCGACGAGGTCTCCACGTTTTCCAACTACGGCGCCGCCGTGGACCTCTATGCGCCCGGCGAGGAAATCCTGTCGCTCAACTACGCCAACAACAGCGGCACCGCCACGAAGAGCGGCACCTCGATGGCCACGCCGCACGTCGCCGGCGCGCTCGCGCTGCTGAAGGCGCAGTTCCCGTCCGATACCTACCGCCAGTCGATCAACCGGCTCCTGCGCGGCGCCGAGCGAGGCACGCGTTTCGCCAGCCGCTCCCAGACCGGCGCCCGGCTCAACCTGTACAACGCGCTCACGACGACCTCGAACCTGCCGTTCAACGACGCCTTCGCCAGCCGTCCGAGCTTCACCAACACCAACCTCGTCATCCGCAGCAACAATGCCGGCGCCACCGCCGAGGCGAACGAGCCCGCCCACGCCGGCTTCGCCGCCAGCGCCACACTCTGGTGGGAATGGAAGGCCCCGGCGAGCGGCACGGTCAGCGTCAGCACCAGCGGCAGCGCCTACGACACCGTCCTCGCCCTCTACACGGGCACCAGCGTCGACGCGCTGACGGCGGTTGCCTCCAACGACAACGACTCCTCCGGCACCACCAGCCGGATCACCTTCTCCGCCACCGCGGGCACGACCTACCAGATCGCGGTCGGCGGCAAGAGCGGCGCCACCGGCCTCACGCTGCTCAGCATCGGCACCATCCCGGCCAACGACGCCTTCGCGAGCCCGGTCACGCTCTCCGGCGCGAGCACGCACGTCACCGCCACCAACGCCAACTGCAGCCGCGAAGTGAACGAGCCGCGCATCGTCAGCAACGCCGGCGGCACCTCGCTGTGGTACCGCTGGACCGCCCCGCAGTCGCGGCGCTACCAGATCGGCGCCGTGAGCGCCGAGTTCGACCCGATCCTCGGCGTGTACACCGGCAGCACCCTGGCGTCGCTCGCCGCGGTCGCCACCAACGATAACCTGAGCAGCTTCGGCACCGCGGCCGTGTGCACGTTCACGGCCACCGCCGGCACGACCTACCTCATCGCGGTCGACTCCAAGAGTGCCACGACCGTCGGCACGTTCACCCTGAACATCACCGACTCGGAGTGGCAGGCGGGAGCCGGCGACGCGATCACCGGTTCGCCCGCGGTTGCCGACGATGGCTCCGTGTACTTCGGCAGCACCGACAAATCCGTGTACGCCTACAACGCCGACGGCTCACTGAAGTGGACGTACGCCACGGGCGGGTTGATCGACACCTGCTCGCCCGCGATCGGCGCCGACGGCAGCGTGTACATCGGCTCGAACGACGGGAAATTCTACGCCTTCACCGCCACCGGCTCGTTGAAGTGGAGCAACACGTACTCCGGCCCGGCCTCGAGCAGCCCCGCGATCGGCGCCGACGGCACGATCTACACCCGGGTGGCCGACGGTTTCCTGTACGCCCTGGACCCCGCGACCGGCAACGAGCGCTGGCGCTACAACGTCAACGCGACCGCCTCCGGCTTCTACGGCAACCCGGTGGTCGGCGCCGACGGGACCATCTACCAGGGCTCCGACGATAACGACCGGTACCTGTACGCGCTCAAACCCACCGGCTCGCTGAAGTGGCGATTCGCCACGTCGTCCGGCGTGTACGGTGCGCCGGCCATCGACGCCGCCGGCAACGTCTATTTCACGACGCTGTACGGGCGGGTGTACGGCGTGAACGCCAGCGGCACCGAGCTCTGGCACGTCGACTCCCCCGGCAACATCAGCTCCAGCGTCGCGCTCAGCCCCGACGGCGGGACGCTCTATTACGCCGACTACAACGCGACCCTCTACGCGCGCGACACCGCCACCGGGACGGTCCGCTGGACCTACGCCCTGGAGGGCGAAGTGCGGGCCAGTTCGCCCGCCGTGGATGCCGATGGCCGGATCTATATCGGCGCCTACGACAACAAGCTCTACGTCCTGAACCCCAACGGCACCCTGCAACGGACCTACTCGACCTGCGGAACCGTGCGCTCCGCGCCCGCGCTCGCCAACGGCCGGCTCTACGTGGGCAGCAATGACCAGCGCTTTTACGTGATCGACGTCGGCGCCTCGCCGGCAGCCGGCCCCTGGCCGCAATACCGGCACAACGCCCGCCGCACCGGGCGCGCGCTCGTCGAGGCCATCGCAATCACTGCCCAGCCGACCGCCCCCACAGCGGTGCTCGGCCAGCCGTTCTCGCTCAGCGTCACCGCCGTCAGCCAGGCCGCGCTGACGTACCAGTGGTACAAGAACGGCAACGCGATCGCCGGCGCGACGGGCTCGACCTACTCGGTCGCCGCCGCGACTTCCGGCGACACCGGGATCTATCAGGTGACCATCGCGAACGGCCAGACGACCGTCACCAGTACGTCGATCTCGATCTCGGTCGAAGCCCCGCGTCCAGGCCGGCTCACCAATTTGTCCATTCTCACCAAGACGGGCCGCGGCAGCCAGACGCTCATCGCCGGCTTCACGATCTCCGGCACCGGCAGCAAGCCGCTCCTAATCCGCGGCATCGGACCCAGCGTGCGGCCCTACCCGTTCCTCGTCACCGACGCGATCGGCGACCCCGTGTTGGACGTCCTCACCTTCCCCGCCGGCGTGGCGGTCGCACACAACCAAGTCTGGGGTGGCGGCTCCGCGTTAAGCGCGGCGTTCGAAAAGATGGGGGCGTTCGGCCTCGCCGCGGACTCGCTCGACAGCGCGGCGCTCGTCGACCTCTCCGCCAACTCGCCCGGCACGTTCACGATGCAGGTCACAAGCGCCAGCGGCACGAACGGCTCCGCCCTCGCCGAGATCTACGACCTGGAGTCCGCGACCGTCGGCACCGCCGCCTGGCTCTACAACCTGTCCGCCCGGGCGCAGGTGGGAGGCAGCGCCGGCGTGCTGACCGCGGGTTTCGCCATCTCCGGCAATATGCCGAAGAAGCTTCTGATCCGCGGCGCCGGTCCCCAACTCGTCGTCAACGGCTCGCTCTCCGCCGCCGAGGCGCTGGCCAACCCGAAGCTGGACATCTTCCGCCTTGGCGACTCCACGCCCTCGTACAGCAACGACGACTGGGACGGCTCCGTCGCGCTGCAGGAAGCATTCGCCAAGACGTATGCCTTCCCGTTGAAGACCGGCAGCAAGGACGCCGCGCTCATCGTAACCCTCGCCCCCGGCACCTACACCGTCCAGATCTCCGGCGTGAACAACACCGCCGGCATCGCGCTGGTGGAGGTGTACGAGGTCGGAGAGTGA